In one Sphingomonas hankookensis genomic region, the following are encoded:
- the gspM gene encoding type II secretion system protein GspM yields MIVLLKRNARIEAALGRFDSWWQGLSTRERVLVGTLAALLAGVVLVYGVVKPVQAARAQARADIRQAETLMARVRAAGRLESAPQTIAAGPPQAVISSTAATAGLQPVVAEANGAITATLTDSPYPAVVTWLSSVASTSTIGVRRVSMQRGATSGRVNASVEFQP; encoded by the coding sequence ATGATCGTGCTGCTCAAACGCAACGCCCGGATCGAGGCGGCGCTGGGTCGCTTCGACAGCTGGTGGCAGGGGCTGTCGACGCGCGAGCGGGTGCTGGTCGGGACGCTGGCGGCGCTGCTGGCCGGGGTCGTGCTGGTCTATGGCGTGGTGAAGCCGGTGCAGGCGGCGCGGGCGCAGGCGCGAGCCGATATTCGCCAGGCCGAGACGCTGATGGCGCGGGTGCGCGCCGCCGGGCGGCTGGAAAGCGCGCCGCAAACGATCGCCGCCGGGCCACCGCAGGCCGTCATCAGTTCGACCGCCGCGACCGCCGGGTTGCAGCCGGTCGTGGCGGAGGCGAACGGTGCGATCACTGCGACGCTGACCGATTCGCCCTATCCGGCGGTGGTGACATGGCTGAGTTCGGTCGCGTCGACCAGCACCATCGGCGTGCGGCGGGTGTCGATGCAACGCGGCGCGACGTCGGGCCGGGTCAATGCGAGCGTGGAGTTCCAGCCGTGA
- the gspL gene encoding type II secretion system protein GspL, producing MTIEPAPAGPAAGVWAVAGGEAILVDGTVAATTLLVPSESVLLLAVDLPLPNRAKRLAALPFAIEDRIADPIDAVHLALGDAAGDKRYLVAVVRHGVMAEWLAFAEAAGIAGAAFVPDALMLPVPVEGWSVDVTAGRALVRAADGTGFALPLTMLVAAWEAAGRPKVAASGDPLPEAMAGDGAAFPLASLADRVAAAPIDLRQGAYARRRTAWPSTTRKVAMILGLAALAHGVIAVADTLMLQRIAERRYDALQQLVATTAPAVPTGGDDFMVRVADLLPRPTGTNRFVPLLSRVGGALSPIGPVLVVRSMNFEGNALTIDCESPETGMADRVRAALSAAGVAAQVVVAPGGTLRIVARGA from the coding sequence GTGACAATCGAACCCGCCCCCGCCGGTCCGGCCGCCGGCGTGTGGGCTGTCGCGGGCGGCGAAGCCATATTAGTCGATGGGACGGTGGCGGCAACAACCTTGCTCGTGCCGTCCGAATCGGTCCTTCTCCTCGCCGTCGACCTGCCGCTGCCCAACCGGGCGAAACGGCTGGCGGCGTTGCCCTTTGCGATCGAGGACCGGATCGCCGACCCGATCGACGCGGTGCATCTGGCGCTCGGCGATGCGGCCGGCGACAAGCGCTATCTGGTGGCGGTGGTCCGGCATGGGGTGATGGCCGAATGGCTCGCGTTCGCTGAGGCGGCGGGTATCGCCGGGGCGGCGTTCGTGCCCGATGCGCTGATGCTGCCGGTGCCGGTCGAGGGGTGGAGCGTCGATGTGACGGCCGGGCGCGCGCTGGTCCGCGCCGCCGACGGCACCGGATTCGCGCTGCCGCTCACCATGCTGGTGGCGGCATGGGAGGCGGCGGGGCGGCCGAAGGTGGCGGCGTCGGGCGATCCCTTGCCCGAAGCGATGGCGGGGGATGGCGCGGCCTTTCCGCTTGCCTCGCTGGCCGACCGGGTCGCGGCGGCGCCGATCGATTTGCGGCAGGGGGCCTATGCCCGCCGCCGGACGGCATGGCCGAGCACGACGCGCAAGGTCGCGATGATCCTTGGGCTGGCAGCGCTGGCGCATGGCGTGATCGCGGTGGCGGATACGCTGATGCTGCAACGGATCGCCGAGCGGCGTTACGACGCGCTGCAGCAGCTGGTCGCGACGACCGCGCCGGCGGTGCCGACCGGGGGCGATGATTTCATGGTGCGGGTCGCCGACCTGCTGCCGCGCCCGACCGGCACCAACCGCTTCGTGCCCTTGCTGTCGCGCGTCGGCGGGGCGCTCAGCCCGATCGGGCCGGTGCTGGTGGTGCGGAGCATGAATTTCGAAGGAAATGCGCTGACCATCGACTGTGAATCGCCCGAAACCGGCATGGCCGACCGGGTCCGCGCCGCCCTGTCCGCAGCGGGCGTCGCGGCGCAGGTCGTCGTGGCCCCCGGCGGAACGCTGCGCATCGTGGCGCGCGGCGCATGA